In a genomic window of Alphaproteobacteria bacterium:
- a CDS encoding NifU family protein — protein MFIETESTPNPATLKFLPGQTVMTKGTADFPSADKAARSPLASALFGIDGVVSVFLGSDFVSVSKHDHADWTNLKPQVLGAIMDHFTHNRPILAEGAEIGEAETLDDEIVTKIKELLDTRIRPAVAQDGGDIIFRGFEDGTVYLHMQGACSGCPSSTATLKHGIENMLRYYVPEVQAVQAVD, from the coding sequence ATGTTCATCGAGACCGAAAGCACGCCCAATCCCGCCACCTTAAAATTTCTTCCCGGCCAGACCGTGATGACCAAGGGAACGGCCGATTTTCCGAGCGCCGACAAGGCCGCTCGCTCGCCGCTGGCCAGCGCACTGTTCGGCATCGATGGGGTTGTTTCGGTGTTTCTGGGGTCCGATTTCGTCAGCGTCTCCAAGCATGACCATGCGGACTGGACCAATCTGAAGCCCCAGGTGCTGGGCGCCATCATGGATCATTTCACCCATAATCGTCCGATCCTGGCCGAAGGCGCCGAGATCGGCGAGGCGGAAACGCTGGACGATGAAATCGTCACCAAGATCAAGGAACTGCTGGATACGCGCATTCGCCCGGCGGTGGCCCAGGATGGCGGCGACATCATCTTTCGCGGCTTCGAGGACGGGACGGTTTACCTGCACATGCAGGGTGCTTGTTCCGGATGCCCGAGTTCGACGGCGACCTTGAAGCACGGCATCGAGAACATGCTGCGCTATTACGTGCCTGAGGTTCAGGCCGTGCAGGCGGTCGATTAA
- the trpS gene encoding tryptophan--tRNA ligase, with protein sequence MSAKRIFSGIQPTGNLHLGNYLGAIRNWVRLQGDYECLFCMVDLHAITVWQDPQELRRNTREVAAGMLASGVDPEKNILFNQSQVPAHAELAWIFNCVARMGWLNRMTQFKEKAGKHKENASVGLFAYPNLMAADILAYKATHVPVGEDQKQHLELTRDIAIKFNNDFKVDFFPITEPLIFGAATRVMSLRDGTRKMSKSEESDYSRINMTDDADAIAQKIRRAKTDPDAMPDTVENMDSRPEASNLLGIYAALSDMDKEAALQKFAGLQFSAFKQELVDLSVSVLGPINAEMKRLMDDPAHIDGILKRGGEKARAMAEPILSQVYDIVGFLKP encoded by the coding sequence ATGTCTGCCAAACGCATCTTCTCGGGTATCCAGCCCACCGGCAATCTGCATCTCGGCAATTATCTGGGGGCCATCCGCAATTGGGTGCGCCTGCAGGGCGATTACGAATGCCTGTTCTGCATGGTCGATCTGCACGCCATCACGGTTTGGCAAGACCCGCAAGAGCTGCGCCGCAACACCAGGGAAGTGGCCGCCGGCATGCTGGCTTCGGGCGTCGATCCCGAAAAGAACATCTTGTTCAACCAAAGCCAGGTGCCCGCCCATGCCGAATTGGCCTGGATCTTCAATTGCGTGGCGCGCATGGGTTGGCTGAACCGCATGACCCAGTTCAAGGAGAAGGCGGGCAAGCACAAGGAAAACGCCTCGGTCGGCCTGTTCGCCTATCCCAATCTGATGGCCGCCGACATTCTAGCCTACAAGGCCACCCATGTGCCGGTGGGCGAGGACCAAAAGCAGCATCTTGAATTGACGCGCGACATCGCCATCAAGTTCAACAACGATTTCAAGGTCGATTTCTTTCCCATCACCGAACCCCTGATCTTTGGGGCGGCCACAAGGGTGATGAGCCTGCGTGACGGCACGCGCAAGATGAGCAAGTCCGAGGAATCGGATTATTCGCGCATCAACATGACCGACGATGCCGACGCCATCGCCCAGAAGATCAGGCGGGCCAAGACAGATCCCGACGCCATGCCGGATACGGTCGAGAATATGGACTCGCGCCCCGAAGCCTCGAATCTGCTGGGCATTTACGCCGCCCTTTCCGACATGGACAAGGAAGCTGCCTTGCAGAAATTCGCAGGCCTCCAATTCTCGGCCTTCAAGCAAGAGCTGGTCGATCTGTCGGTTTCGGTTCTGGGACCCATCAATGCCGAAATGAAGCGGCTGATGGACGATCCCGCCCATATCGACGGCATTTTGAAGCGCGGCGGCGAGAAGGCCAGGGCGATGGCCGAGCCTATCTTGTCGCAAGTCTATGATATCGTTGGCTTCCTAAAACCATAG